In the genome of Triticum urartu cultivar G1812 chromosome 5, Tu2.1, whole genome shotgun sequence, one region contains:
- the LOC125505996 gene encoding peamaclein-like — MKLGPTATTVALLLVLLLASSSLRAATAGSAFCDGKCGVRCSKASRHDDCLKYCGICCAECNCVPSGTAGNKDECPCYRDKTTGHGARKRPKCP; from the exons ATGAAGCTTGGCCCCACCGCCACCACTGTGGCTCTCCTCCTTGTCCTCCTCTTAGCGTCCTCGTCTCTGCGTGCCGCCACGGCTGGATCAG CGTTCTGCGACGGCAAGTGCGGGGTGAGGTGCTCCAAGGCGAGCCGGCACGACGACTGCCTCAAGTACTGCGGGATATGCTGCGCCGAGTGCAACTGCGTGCCGTCGGGGACGGCCGGCAACAAGGACGAGTGCCCCTGCTACCGCGACAAGACCACCGGCCACGGCGCGCGCAAGAGGCCCAAGTGCCCATGA